GGAACCCAAGTTCATGCCTCTGAACCGCTTAGTGTTTATAAAGCTTTACCGACTTTGTACTTGAGTAATGACCATACCAACTGTAGCGAGCTCTGCACTTTATTTTTAGATCCAGACTACCGTTTAAATAAAAATGGCAAGTTTTTATCTAAAGTTCGCTTCTTATTCTTATCTGCGTTTCGCCAATATTTTGAAGAAACGATTGTGGCTGAAATGCGTGGTTATTCAGATGCAACTGGACAGTCGCCATTTTGGAATGCCGTAGGCCATAAGTTTTTTGATATTGAATTTACTAAAGCCGATTATTTAAGTGGCGTAGGGCAAAAGGCATTTATTGCCGAGCTGATGCCAAGACATCCGCTCTATGTCGATATGTTGCCGGACGATGCTAAGGCTGCAATTGGTATGGTTCATCCAAATACGCGACCTGCTTACAATCTTTTGCTAGAAGAAGGGCTTCGCTATAAAGGCTATGTCGATATTTTTGATGGCGGAGCAACGCTACAAGCCGATATTGAAAATTTAAGAGCTATCAAAGAAAGTCAAATTGCGACTGTACAAGTTGTAGAGTCTGCTCACTTAAGTTTAAGTGATGAACCAAACATTGTTGCTAATGACGATTATGAAAATTATCGGGCAATTGTGGTGTACAGCTCGCCCTCTCAAAATCAATTAAAACTGAGTACCGAACAGGCGAAACAGCTCAATATTCAAAATGGTGCATTGGTTCGTGTACTGAGTATTAATGTTCAGCAGGTTTCAAAAACAAAAACTGTAAAAAGGTTGGAAAATAATCAACATTTGCAAATGGTGGTTAATTAGGCAGTGAGTTTTTATAACTCACCAAATTTCACGAGGAATACTATATTATCCCTGAATCAAAAATTTGATATGGATATACATCATCTTAATTGAATGAGTGGGGCTTGTAGTTTCACTTTAAATATTAAGATGATGCGGAATAACAGGATAGTTCTATGGCATATATTTTATTGTTTTAAATAACTATTTTAAGATTTAAAAATGGAATTTACTAAATTATAAGTGGTTTTAATAATATTTGTAGGATGATTTATTCGGTTCAAACGAAACCTCTGTCACTCATATTATTAAAACATTTATAACGGTTGCTATAAATTGGAGTCAATATTACATGAGTAATAAGAAAGGAAAGCAGTTCCTGGAAGGAGACCTCCTTGGTAGTCAGCATATGACTGAGCAAGAAGAGGAGAAATTGCAACGCTCATTGACCAACCGTCATATTCAAATGATTGCGATTGGCGGTGCAATTGGTACTGGATTATTTATGGGTTCTGGAAAAACGTTAAGTGTTTCCGGGACTTCAATTATTTTAACCTATTTAATTATTGGCTTTTTCTTTTTCTTCGTGATGCGAGCAATGGGCGAGTTATTACTTGCTAACACGAACTTTAAAACATTTGCCGATTTTGCAACCGCTTATTTAGGTCCATGGGCAGGCTTTTTTCTAGGTTGGTCGTATTGGTGTAACTGGATTATTACAGCCATTGCCGATGTGATTGTGATCGGAGGGTACATGCAGTTTTGGTATCCCGATTTACCCGTCTGGATCCCTGCATTTACTTCATTAGCTATCTTAACCATATTAAATTTTGTGGCAGTTCGACTGTTTGGTGAGCTCGAATTTTGGTTCTCACTCATCAAAATTACCGCAATTATTTTGTTTATTCTGGCTGGTATATATTTAATTGGGACTGGATTTACTTCTCCAAATGGCGTCAAAGCTTCGATGAGCCATTTGTTTGAAACACAATCTATGTTTCCTTATGGCGTAACAGGTTTCTTAGCGGGCTTCCAAATTGCCATATTTGCATTTGTAGGTATTGAGCTGGTGGGTACAACTGCTGCAGAAACCAAAGACCCGCATACTTCACTTCCAAAAGCCATTAACTCTATTCCTTTACGTATTTTATTGTTCTACGTAGGTGCATTGGTTTGTATTATTGCAGTCTCATCTTGGGCAAAAATTTCACCAGAAAAAAGCCCATTTGTAGAAATGTTTACTTTAGTTGGCTTACCAATTGCTGCGGGTTTAATTAACTTTGTTGTGGCAACGTCAGCACTTTCTTCAGCAAATAGTGGAATCTTTGCAACCAGCCGTATGTTGTACGGTTTAGCATTAGACAATGATGCACCGAAAAGCTTTAGTAAGTTGTCTAAAAGAAAAGTTCCAATTCGAGGGCTTGTGTTTTCAATGGCTTGTGTAACGCTTGGAACATCTATTTTATTTATTGTTCCAAATGTTATGACTGCGTTTACGATTATCTCAGCACTCACTTCAATTTTATGTATTTTTACATTTATGTTGATTGTGCTTTCATATATTTATTATCGTAAGAAAAGCCCTGAATTACATATTCAGTCAAAATATAAAATGCCGGGTGGCTTATTTATGGCATGGCTAACCATGTTATTTTTAGTTTTTACTATCGTGATTTTAGCTTTAGATCATGACACACTGATTGCTTTAGAGTTCTCACCAGTATGGTTTGTTGGCTTATTTATTGCCTATAAATATAAAAAGAAAAAGATGTTGCAGCTTGATATTTTAAAAGCTCAAAAGGTTGATTATATTTAAATAAATTTTAGTGGTTTTATTAGAAATCTTATTATTTTAAACCCGATAAAAAAGCCTCATTACGAGGCTTTTTTTATACACTTTATTTAATATTAGGATCACCTTTTTTCAAGAAAAAGCGAATCGCTAATTTTTGAAGGAATGTTCCATAAGGAGGGTGGAAAAGCTGAGTCGGGAAAAACCGATGGCGTATAAATACAGTTTTGGCATGAGAAAGTTCACGGAAACCTTCTTCACCATGATATGACCCCATACCTGAGTTACCGATACCGCCGAAAGGAGCATCATGGTTGACTACATGCCAGCCCCAGTCATTGATGGTTACACCACCTGAATGAGTTTCACGTAAAATTCGATCACGCTCTACCGAGCTATGTGTAAAGTAATAAAGTGCCAATGGTCGTTCGTCCGATTTCACATAGGTAATGGCATCATCTAAAGAATCATAAGCCACCACAGGTAAAATAGGGCCAAAGAGTTCTTCTTTCATAATGCGCATATCTGGCGTGCAATTCAGCACAATATGCACAGGCATTCTACGACCTTGTTGGTCAAAGCTATACGTGTCGCAAGGAATAATGCGTGCACCTTTTTCTTGTGCATCGGTCAAAATATCTTGAATGCGCTTTAAATGGCGGTCATTTACAATCGATGTGTAATTCTCATTGTTTACGATGTTTTGACCAAACATTTTTATAAAGCTTGATTTCGCAGCTTCAACAAATTCATCAATACTTTCTTTTGGAACCAACGCATAGTCAGGCGCTACACAGATTTGTCCACTATTGGTTGCTTTACCATGCGTAATACGTTTAGCAGCGTCAGCAATCGGGTAATTGCGGCTTACAATAGCAGGTGATTTACCACCTAACTCAAGCGTAACAGGCGTTAGATTTTCAGCAGCAGCTCGCATGACGACTTTGCCAATAGTAGGAGAACCTGTAAAGACAATATGGTTAAATGGTAAAGAGGTAAATCTTGCTGGGTCTGTGATTTCTTCACCAAAAACCGCCACTTCATCTTCATTGAAAACTTCGGCAAGCATGCGTCGTACCATTGCATTGGTATTCGGGGTAATTTCTGGAAGTTTAATCATAACTCGGTTGCCCGCAGCTAATGCGGCAATGAGTGGACCAAGTGCTAAATAAACAGGAAAGTTCCAAGGAACAATGACACCAACCACGCCTTTAGGTTGATATTGCACACTTAAACGGTTCGATAAAAACAAAAGCTCAGTACGGCGTTTACTTGGACGCATCCAGCGACGTAAATGATGAATCGCATGATCTACCTCTAACACAGAGCCAAGCAAATCTAATAGTTTAGATTCATCAAGTGATCTTGAACTAAAGTCAGCATTAATCGCGGCAGCTAAAGCATCTTGATAACGAATAATTTGTTTTTTGAGTTGATGCAGTTTTGTGCGGCGTGCCTCAAGGCTTGGGTAAGGATCTGCCTCAAAATTGGCACGTTGTTTGTAAAAAATAAGTTCCATATGTTCAGTGGCAGAGCCGCTATATTCTTTTAAAGTGGAGCTTTCCATTATTGTTCCTTCCATACTTTTGCTTATCATACTTTATGCTTGAAGCACGGTATGGTCGATGTTAAATTGAGACAACAAGAGGTAGTTTAGTGCCATTATGCATGTCACTCTAGGGATGGTGTGAGTTAAATGCCTAAAAATATTTATAAAAATGCAAATACCGTTATCCAAGGAAATTATAATAATACATCTCTGGGTTCGAATACATATTTGCTGGGCTTGACCAGTTTATTTGATGAAATGCGTTTACAAGGTCATTCAATATCAGAAGTTCTGTCTGGCACAAATATTTCGCCAGATACGATGAATCAATCCTCTTTATATATTTCTCAAGTCCAAAAAATTCAGCTATTTCAAAATATTCAAAAACTATCTCACGATCCACTCATTGGACTACACGCAGGGCAAAAGCAGCGGTTGTCAGATTTTGGGGTGTATGGTTACGCGCTATATTCTTCGCGTAATTTTAGACAAGCGGTAGAGCTTGGTATTCGACACATTAAGCTTGCAGGGCCTATTTTAAAGAAGTCTTTTTATATTCGAGATGACGCTGCCGTTTTTGAAGGGCAGGACATTATTGCACTGGGTAAGCTTCTGCCTTTGGTGTGCGAGTTCTGGTTTAGCTCCATGCAAACCTTAATTGAACGTGTGCTTGAAGGACCTTTTCAGGCAAAAAAACTTTTATTGCCATATCCTGCGCCTGACTATGCGGAAGAATATGAAAAAGTTTTTCATTGCCCTGTTCAATTCAATGCTGGGGTGATGCAATGGCACTTTGATTTAAAGTGGCTCGATGTACCTTGCCCAAATGCCAACCCGATTACTGCGGATATGTGTAAGTCGTTTTGTGAGCGAATGCTAGGTACAGATGAACTTGAAGAGCCTGAGTTAGTGAAAACAATCCGTTTAATATTATTGGATGGAACAGGGCTTTTTCCATCAGCTCAAGAAATGGCTGAACGCTTACATATGTCAAAGCGTACCTTACATCGGCGTTTGGCAGGTTTTGATTTCACCTATCAAGAATTGTTAGATGAAACTCGGCGCCGTCTTGCCGATGAATATTTGAGAGAGACGACTTTAACCATAGACGAGATTGCGGAGAGAATTGGCTTTTCAGATACTTCTAATTTTAGAAAAGCCTATCGTCATTGGACAGGCATTTCACCGAATGAGTATCGGCTACAGTATTAAATTAGAATGACTTATATCTGTATCTTAAATCGAGAGAGTAACTTTTTCTGTAAAAATGGATTGCAGAGCAATATGGCAAATAAAATAATAAATATGCCGATAATGCTGAATAGATCTGGTAATTCATGCCAAAAAACAAATCCCCATATTCCTGCAAAAATAATGGCAATGTAGTTCATGGGGCCAATTTGTCCGGCTGGGGCTAGGCTATAAGCATAAGACATAAATAGTTGGCTAATGTTTGCTAAAAGACCAGCGACAATAAGCAGACTTAATTCATGCCAAGTGAAAATGCGCCAATGCCAGAACATTGGAATAGATGAAATTAAACTACCAAAAATACAAAAGTAAAAAACAATACGTTCAGGTGGTTCTGTGCTGGTTAAAGCTCTTACAGTGACAAAAGCCATTGCTGATAAAAAGCATGCACCCAAACCAATAAAAGACAATGCATTAAATAACCCTTGGTCGGGTTTAGCGACGAATAAAACCCCAAATAGACCAATCACAGCGGCAAAAATCATCGATTTAGTAATTTTTTCTTTTAAGAAAAGCCATGCAATCAGTGGAATAAAGATAGGTGATGAATAACTAAAAACCATGGCATTTGAGAGTTTTAAGTTAGCAATCGCATAGAAAAAACCATACATGGCAGCAAGTCCTACTAGACTTCGCCACGTGTGCATCCAGAGTTTATCGGTTTTAACAAAGTCTAAGCCTTGCTTTAAAAGCATCGGAATAAAAATAAATAAACCCACTGCATTTCTAAAAAACACAACAGTTGCATTGTCCACTGTTTGTGAAGCAAAACGAATGCACACTCCCATAATGGAAAATAATAAAGCCGATGTCATAAGACAAAGCAGTGCTTTTCCAAGTTGAGTCGAGGGCTGAGTTTGAGCAGTCTGATTTTGCATATCGAAATGACTTTTTAGTTTTCGGTGTTATCTTAACAGTGATGCTAGGTTTGGATGAAATATCATTTAATAATGATTCGATAGTGATACTTAACAAAATAAAAAAGAGAGCCTGTTTAGCTCTCTTTTTATCTTATTGGATGTTATTTACAGCTAAAGTTTTCAGCCTTTTCGCTATCACCTTGACCATTGTAACGGGCAATCAGTGGATAAGGGCAAAGTGGGCGGGTACGGTCTGGCGCCCAGTCTTGCGGAAGTTCCGTATTAATCTGACCACCTAGGTTACCTACGCCGCGTGCTGACGCAATAATTTTGTCAGGTGCTTGCCCATATTCGACCCAGTTGACTAAAGCAGTCAATGCGTCAAATTGATCGGTTGCAATGCCATCACGGGTATGGTTCATGCCCGGAACTCTAAAGAAACGCGCAAATTCAGGTGCTGTACCTTTCACATCATTTTTATAGTGTTGGAGTAGTTGATCGTACCAATTTTTGGTGTCATCTACAGAGAAAACGCCATCTGCTGTACCTTGTACTACAATCATTTTTCCACCGTGATCACGGAGTTTATCTAG
This window of the Acinetobacter sp. XH1741 genome carries:
- the astA gene encoding arginine N-succinyltransferase, translating into MMIIRYIEPKDVNDLYLLAQKAGFGLTSLQPNMEKLAARIERACKTVGGELPKADQVYLFVLEDTELNKVVGVCGIEVALGLKEPWYNFHVGTQVHASEPLSVYKALPTLYLSNDHTNCSELCTLFLDPDYRLNKNGKFLSKVRFLFLSAFRQYFEETIVAEMRGYSDATGQSPFWNAVGHKFFDIEFTKADYLSGVGQKAFIAELMPRHPLYVDMLPDDAKAAIGMVHPNTRPAYNLLLEEGLRYKGYVDIFDGGATLQADIENLRAIKESQIATVQVVESAHLSLSDEPNIVANDDYENYRAIVVYSSPSQNQLKLSTEQAKQLNIQNGALVRVLSINVQQVSKTKTVKRLENNQHLQMVVN
- a CDS encoding amino acid permease; the protein is MSNKKGKQFLEGDLLGSQHMTEQEEEKLQRSLTNRHIQMIAIGGAIGTGLFMGSGKTLSVSGTSIILTYLIIGFFFFFVMRAMGELLLANTNFKTFADFATAYLGPWAGFFLGWSYWCNWIITAIADVIVIGGYMQFWYPDLPVWIPAFTSLAILTILNFVAVRLFGELEFWFSLIKITAIILFILAGIYLIGTGFTSPNGVKASMSHLFETQSMFPYGVTGFLAGFQIAIFAFVGIELVGTTAAETKDPHTSLPKAINSIPLRILLFYVGALVCIIAVSSWAKISPEKSPFVEMFTLVGLPIAAGLINFVVATSALSSANSGIFATSRMLYGLALDNDAPKSFSKLSKRKVPIRGLVFSMACVTLGTSILFIVPNVMTAFTIISALTSILCIFTFMLIVLSYIYYRKKSPELHIQSKYKMPGGLFMAWLTMLFLVFTIVILALDHDTLIALEFSPVWFVGLFIAYKYKKKKMLQLDILKAQKVDYI
- a CDS encoding coniferyl aldehyde dehydrogenase — encoded protein: MESSTLKEYSGSATEHMELIFYKQRANFEADPYPSLEARRTKLHQLKKQIIRYQDALAAAINADFSSRSLDESKLLDLLGSVLEVDHAIHHLRRWMRPSKRRTELLFLSNRLSVQYQPKGVVGVIVPWNFPVYLALGPLIAALAAGNRVMIKLPEITPNTNAMVRRMLAEVFNEDEVAVFGEEITDPARFTSLPFNHIVFTGSPTIGKVVMRAAAENLTPVTLELGGKSPAIVSRNYPIADAAKRITHGKATNSGQICVAPDYALVPKESIDEFVEAAKSSFIKMFGQNIVNNENYTSIVNDRHLKRIQDILTDAQEKGARIIPCDTYSFDQQGRRMPVHIVLNCTPDMRIMKEELFGPILPVVAYDSLDDAITYVKSDERPLALYYFTHSSVERDRILRETHSGGVTINDWGWHVVNHDAPFGGIGNSGMGSYHGEEGFRELSHAKTVFIRHRFFPTQLFHPPYGTFLQKLAIRFFLKKGDPNIK
- a CDS encoding AraC family transcriptional regulator; the encoded protein is MPKNIYKNANTVIQGNYNNTSLGSNTYLLGLTSLFDEMRLQGHSISEVLSGTNISPDTMNQSSLYISQVQKIQLFQNIQKLSHDPLIGLHAGQKQRLSDFGVYGYALYSSRNFRQAVELGIRHIKLAGPILKKSFYIRDDAAVFEGQDIIALGKLLPLVCEFWFSSMQTLIERVLEGPFQAKKLLLPYPAPDYAEEYEKVFHCPVQFNAGVMQWHFDLKWLDVPCPNANPITADMCKSFCERMLGTDELEEPELVKTIRLILLDGTGLFPSAQEMAERLHMSKRTLHRRLAGFDFTYQELLDETRRRLADEYLRETTLTIDEIAERIGFSDTSNFRKAYRHWTGISPNEYRLQY
- a CDS encoding DMT family transporter; protein product: MQNQTAQTQPSTQLGKALLCLMTSALLFSIMGVCIRFASQTVDNATVVFFRNAVGLFIFIPMLLKQGLDFVKTDKLWMHTWRSLVGLAAMYGFFYAIANLKLSNAMVFSYSSPIFIPLIAWLFLKEKITKSMIFAAVIGLFGVLFVAKPDQGLFNALSFIGLGACFLSAMAFVTVRALTSTEPPERIVFYFCIFGSLISSIPMFWHWRIFTWHELSLLIVAGLLANISQLFMSYAYSLAPAGQIGPMNYIAIIFAGIWGFVFWHELPDLFSIIGIFIILFAILLCNPFLQKKLLSRFKIQI